In Phocoena phocoena chromosome 3, mPhoPho1.1, whole genome shotgun sequence, a single window of DNA contains:
- the LOC136120071 gene encoding transmembrane emp24 domain-containing protein 9, producing the protein MAAQRGVRVVGLCPGARLGRVVRALLLLLWFAARGGALYFHIGETEKKCFIEEIPDETMVIGNYRTQLYDKQREEYQPATPGLGMFVEVKDPEDKVILARQYGSEGRFTFTSHTPGEHQICLHSNSTKFSLFAGGMLRVHLDIQVGEHANDYAEIAAKDKLSELQLRVRQLVEQVEQIQKEQNYQRWREERFRQTSESTNQRVLWWSILQTLILVAIGVWQMRHLKSFFEAKKLV; encoded by the exons ATGGCTGCACAGCGGGGCGTGCGGGTTGTTGGGCTCTGCCCCGGAGCCCGGTTGGGTAGGGTCGTTCGGGCCCTCCTGCTACTACTGTGGTTTGCGGCCCGCGGAGGCGCGCTTTACTTCCACATCGGGGAGACGGAAAAGAAGTGCTTTATTGAGGAGATTCCGGACGAGACCATGGTTATAG GAAACTACCGGACGCAGTTGTATGACAAGCAGCGAGAGGAATACCAACCGGCCACCCCCGGGCTTGGCATGTTCGTGGAGGTTAAGGACCCAGAGGACAAG GTCATCCTGGCCCGGCAGTATGGCTCTGAAGGCAGGTTCACCTTTACCTCCCATACCCCTGGTGAGCACCAGATCTGTCTTCACTCCAATTCCACCAAGTTCTCCCTTTTTGCTGGAGGCATGCTG aGAGTTCATCTGGACATCCAGGTAGGTGAACATGCCAACGACTATGCAGAAATTGCTGCGAAAGACAAGTTGAGTGAGTTGCAGCTACGAGTGCGACAGCTGGTGGAGCAAGTAGAGCAGATCCAGAAAGAGCAGAACTACCAGCGG TGGCGAGAGGAACGCTTCCGGCAGACCAGCGAGAGCACCAACCAGAGGGTGCTGTGGTGGTCTATCCTGCAGACCCTCATTCTCGTAGCCATCGGCGTCTGGCAGATGCGACACCTCAAGAGCTTCTTTGAAGCCAAGAAGCTGGTGTAG
- the B4GALT7 gene encoding beta-1,4-galactosyltransferase 7 yields MFPSRRKTTQLPWEDGRSRLIPSGLPRKCSVFHLFVACLLLGFLSLLWLQLSCSGDVARAARGQGQETPGPSRACPPEPPPEHWEEDESWGPHRLAVLVPFRERFEELLVFVPHMHRFLSRKKIQHHIYVLNQVDHFRFNRAALINAGFLESSNSTDYIAMHDVDLLPLNEELDYGFPETGPFHVASPELHPLYHYKTYVGGILLLSKQHYQLCNGMSNRFWGWGREDDEFYRRIKGAGLQLFRPSGITTGYKTFRHLHDPAWRKRDQKRIAAQKQEQFRVDREGGLSTVKYRVDSRTALSVGGAPCTVLNIMLDCDKAATPWCTFS; encoded by the exons ATGTTCCCCTCCCGGAGGAAAACGACACAGCTGCCCTGGGAGGACGGCAG GTCCAGGCTGATCCCCAGCGGCCTCCCCCGGAAATGCTCCGTCTTCCACCTCTTTGTTGCCTGTCTCTTACTGggcttcctctccctgctctggctGCAGCTCAGCTGCTCTGGGGACGTGGCCCGGGCAGCCAGGGGACAAGGACAGGAGACCCCGGGCCCATCCCGGGCCTGCCCACCAGAGCCACCCCCTGAGCACTGGGAAGAAGATGAATCATGGGGCCCCCACCGCCTGGCAGTGCTGGTGCCCTTTCGAGAACGCTTCGAGGAGCTCCTGGTCTTTGTGCCCCACATGCACCGCTTCCTGAGCAGGAAGAAGATCCAGCACCACATCTATGTGCTCAACCAGGTGGATCATTTCAG GTTCAACCGGGCAGCACTCATCAACGCGGGCTTTCTGGAGAGCAGCAACAGCACAGACTACATCGCCATGCACGATGTGGACCTGCTCCCTCTCAATGAGGAGCTGGACTATGGCTTCCCAGAGACCGGGCCCTTCCACGTGGCCTCTCCGGAGCTCCACCCACTCTACCACTACAAGACCTACGTCGGTGGCATCCTGCTGCTTTCCAAGCAGCACTACCAGCTG TGCAACGGGATGTCCAACCGCTTCTGGGGCTGGGGCCGTGAGGACGACGAGTTCTACCGGCGCATCAAAGGAGCCGGGCTCCAG CTTTTCCGCCCCTCGGGAATCACAACTGGGTACAAGACATTTCGCCACCTGCATGACCCAGCCTGGAGGAAGAGGGACCAGAAGCGCATCGCGGCTCAAAAACAG GAGCAGTTCAGGGTGGACCGGGAGGGAGGCCTGAGCACCGTGAAGTACCGCGTGGATTCCCGTACAGCCCTGTCTGTGGGCGGGGCCCCCTGCACTGTTCTCAACATCATGTTGGACTGTGACAAGGCTGCCACCCCCTGGTGCACATTCAGCTGA